One stretch of Syntrophorhabdaceae bacterium DNA includes these proteins:
- a CDS encoding crossover junction endodeoxyribonuclease RuvC, with amino-acid sequence MRSEKKSRSLRQHMIILGIDPGLASTGFGAIVCAAKGPLLFKCGHIKTAPGNSVANRLFQIHRDMERLIDATRPALVAIENVFSLVRYPKAGILLGGVLGALYLTVCQHNIRLVEISPKEVKNALVGFGGANKSQVKETVQRLLGTDGIRSFHAADALAVALTAYYRNSMWSDER; translated from the coding sequence ATGCGGTCCGAAAAGAAGAGCCGTTCTTTGAGACAGCACATGATTATACTGGGCATTGATCCCGGCCTCGCGAGCACCGGCTTCGGAGCAATTGTGTGCGCAGCGAAGGGGCCGTTGCTTTTCAAATGCGGCCACATCAAGACAGCACCCGGTAATTCCGTCGCAAACCGATTGTTTCAAATTCACAGGGATATGGAGCGACTGATAGACGCAACCAGACCCGCGCTTGTAGCCATAGAAAATGTGTTTTCGCTGGTGAGATACCCTAAGGCCGGTATTTTGCTCGGCGGAGTTTTAGGGGCGCTCTATCTCACGGTATGCCAGCACAATATAAGACTTGTCGAAATAAGCCCAAAGGAAGTGAAGAATGCGCTCGTGGGGTTTGGAGGGGCGAACAAGAGTCAGGTCAAGGAAACCGTTCAGAGATTGCTCGGAACCGATGGCATAAGATCCTTTCACGCAGCGGACGCACTTGCGGTTGCTTTAACCGCCTACTACAGAAATTCGATGTGGAGTGATGAGAGATGA
- the ruvA gene encoding Holliday junction branch migration protein RuvA, whose amino-acid sequence MISYLEGKLKDVSDERLMLLVGGVGYDILIPAYAMNEIRRTKKQEEDLVLHIFFHQTERQPKPILVGFKNELDKEFFELFISVEDIGPMAAIKALTRPIREIARFIEEKDVKSLKQLRGIGERKAEKIVATLKGKVAKYALMPEVVLPGSVAEDFKKEVEHVMITQLGHKALEARIMIEEAMKRNPAISSSEELFEEVYRGQKR is encoded by the coding sequence ATGATATCGTATCTTGAAGGCAAGCTCAAAGATGTCTCTGATGAGAGACTCATGCTCCTCGTGGGAGGCGTGGGATATGATATTTTGATCCCCGCTTACGCGATGAATGAAATCAGGAGAACGAAGAAGCAAGAGGAAGATCTGGTTCTGCACATCTTTTTTCACCAGACAGAGAGGCAACCCAAACCCATCCTTGTGGGATTCAAGAACGAACTCGATAAGGAATTCTTTGAACTTTTCATTTCCGTCGAGGATATCGGTCCGATGGCGGCCATCAAGGCTTTGACACGGCCCATTCGTGAGATAGCCCGTTTTATCGAGGAAAAGGATGTGAAATCCTTGAAGCAGTTGAGGGGTATCGGAGAAAGAAAGGCGGAGAAGATCGTCGCAACCCTCAAGGGAAAAGTCGCAAAATACGCCTTGATGCCGGAAGTGGTATTGCCGGGTTCAGTTGCGGAAGACTTCAAAAAGGAGGTCGAGCATGTTATGATTACGCAGCTCGGCCATAAAGCGCTTGAAGCAAGAATAATGATTGAAGAGGCCATGAAAAGAAATCCCGCCATAAGTTCTTCCGAGGAACTGTTCGAAGAAGTGTATAGGGGCCAGAAGAGATGA
- the ruvB gene encoding Holliday junction branch migration DNA helicase RuvB, translating to MIEEEKTGSLPELYEKEEASDQEMTVTLRPKQLAEYIGQDKVVETLKIAIEAALQRGEPLEHILFNGPPGLGKTTLAHIIAHEMGTRIVTSSGPALEKGGDLMGLLTHLEKGDIFFIDEIHRIPKVVEEFLYPAMEDFAVDFIFDKGIHARTHRYRLEQFTLIGATTRSGLLSSPLRERFGIVRDLDFYSEADLVRIIKRSASILGITIDEKGAYETARRARGTPRVANRLLKRVRDYAQVKAKGHITQEVAVDALTLEGIDECGLGDVDRKLLQTIILNYKGGPVGIEAIAATLQLESDVLIEVVEPYLLKMGFVIRTSQGRRASEKAFEHLNLPFKQKPDRPGLFDSTEVH from the coding sequence ATGATAGAGGAAGAAAAGACCGGCAGCCTTCCCGAATTGTATGAAAAAGAAGAGGCTTCCGATCAGGAGATGACCGTAACGCTCAGGCCCAAGCAGCTCGCCGAATACATCGGTCAGGATAAGGTGGTTGAGACGCTAAAGATCGCCATTGAGGCTGCCCTTCAGCGTGGAGAACCTCTTGAGCACATTCTATTCAACGGACCCCCGGGTCTCGGAAAAACAACACTGGCGCACATTATCGCCCACGAGATGGGAACACGTATCGTCACATCCTCAGGGCCTGCTTTGGAGAAAGGTGGAGACCTCATGGGACTGCTCACCCATCTGGAGAAAGGCGACATCTTTTTCATCGACGAAATCCATCGCATCCCTAAGGTCGTTGAAGAGTTCCTCTATCCAGCCATGGAAGACTTCGCGGTAGATTTTATTTTCGACAAGGGCATACACGCACGCACTCACAGATACAGACTCGAACAGTTTACGCTCATCGGTGCTACAACGAGATCCGGTTTGCTTTCTTCACCTCTGAGGGAGCGATTCGGCATCGTGAGGGACCTGGATTTTTACAGTGAGGCCGATCTCGTCCGCATTATTAAGCGATCCGCATCAATCCTCGGAATTACTATCGATGAAAAAGGGGCTTACGAGACTGCGAGAAGGGCGCGGGGTACGCCGCGCGTCGCCAACAGGCTTTTGAAGAGGGTCCGCGACTATGCCCAGGTAAAGGCAAAAGGACACATCACGCAGGAAGTGGCGGTTGATGCGCTGACCCTTGAGGGTATTGACGAATGCGGTCTTGGTGATGTAGATAGAAAATTGCTCCAGACAATAATTCTTAACTACAAAGGCGGGCCCGTGGGGATTGAAGCTATTGCGGCCACGCTTCAGCTGGAATCCGATGTGCTCATCGAGGTTGTGGAACCCTATTTGTTGAAAATGGGGTTCGTCATCAGGACATCACAGGGAAGACGGGCCTCGGAGAAGGCCTTCGAACACCTTAATCTGCCCTTCAAGCAAAAACCCGACAGACCCGGTCTGTTTGACAGTACGGAAGTACACTAG
- a CDS encoding adenylosuccinate synthase — translation MANVGVVGVQWGDEGKGKVIDFLSGYADVIVRFQGGANAGHTIVIGDEKVVLHLIPSGILHEGKYCVIGNGVVLDPEVLEKEMTELKKLGHLKDDKKFLISGLTHLIMPYHKKLDALKESKGVRKIGTTGRGIGPAYEDRTSRMGIRVVDLLNKRVFREKVKENLAIKNFMIRRYYKEEGFKLTDILKQYDGYRKLLKRHTIDVVSFLDTCAQKKRSVLFEGAQGTFLDVDHGTYPYVTSSNTISGNISAGSGVPPTGIDYILGICKAYTTRVGEGPFPTELAGPEGELMRKIGDEYGATTGRPRRCGWFDAVLARRSIRLNGLNGVAIMKLDVLDGFDKIKICTGYKIGRKYRTEPPMDITDYYGCEPQYEEVDGWNTSIKNIKSYEDLPANAKGYLKRIEELVCVRIDMISTGPERTSTIIRHNPFR, via the coding sequence ATGGCGAATGTAGGTGTGGTCGGGGTTCAGTGGGGCGACGAAGGCAAGGGTAAAGTAATAGATTTTTTGAGCGGCTATGCCGATGTTATCGTCCGGTTTCAGGGAGGCGCGAACGCAGGCCATACCATAGTCATCGGCGATGAGAAAGTCGTCCTCCACCTTATTCCGTCAGGCATTCTCCACGAAGGCAAGTACTGCGTTATCGGCAACGGCGTCGTGCTTGATCCCGAAGTCCTCGAAAAGGAGATGACGGAGCTCAAGAAGCTTGGCCATTTGAAGGACGACAAGAAGTTTCTCATAAGCGGTCTTACGCACCTCATTATGCCGTATCACAAAAAACTCGACGCCTTGAAAGAGTCCAAAGGCGTAAGAAAGATAGGCACAACGGGACGGGGTATCGGGCCGGCTTACGAAGACAGAACAAGCAGAATGGGCATACGTGTTGTCGATCTCCTCAATAAAAGGGTGTTTCGCGAAAAGGTCAAAGAGAACCTCGCGATAAAGAATTTTATGATCCGCCGTTACTACAAAGAGGAAGGTTTCAAGCTGACCGATATTCTGAAGCAATATGATGGTTATCGAAAGCTTCTCAAAAGACATACCATCGACGTGGTCAGTTTTCTTGATACGTGTGCACAAAAAAAGAGATCCGTGCTTTTCGAAGGCGCGCAGGGCACCTTTCTCGATGTCGATCATGGCACCTACCCGTACGTAACGTCGTCGAATACCATATCGGGTAATATCTCTGCAGGTTCCGGTGTCCCTCCGACCGGGATCGATTACATTCTCGGTATCTGTAAAGCCTACACCACAAGGGTGGGAGAGGGTCCATTTCCTACTGAGCTTGCCGGGCCTGAAGGCGAACTCATGAGAAAGATTGGCGATGAATATGGCGCGACCACGGGCCGACCCAGAAGATGCGGATGGTTTGATGCGGTGCTCGCGAGACGTTCTATACGATTAAACGGCTTAAATGGTGTGGCTATCATGAAACTCGATGTTCTTGATGGTTTCGATAAGATCAAGATATGCACGGGATACAAAATCGGAAGAAAATATCGTACGGAACCCCCCATGGACATAACCGATTACTATGGGTGTGAGCCGCAGTATGAAGAGGTGGACGGATGGAACACGTCCATAAAGAACATCAAATCATACGAAGACCTTCCGGCCAACGCAAAGGGATATTTGAAAAGGATTGAAGAGCTCGTGTGCGTCCGGATTGACATGATCTCCACCGGTCCCGAGCGGACAAGTACTATCATCCGACATAACCCGTTTCGGTAA
- a CDS encoding glycosyl hydrolase 108 family protein, whose translation MPSYLDLVEQAVMLQEMRAGQRNRNLSVNTPNVSFNDIFSQSLKQIEKTGAPTSQGVAGIDLSPPADDAEKFKKSLAFVLEKEGSKLVHEDGASGESSKYGILQSTARAFGYKGNMKDMTRDAAEKIYKKLWELSGSRSLSFPLAIVHFDTYVNSPGMAKKLLERSKGNIDTYLKLREQRYVKLASAKPDVYGKYLQGWKNRIKGLRAVATQYAKANNFTSDLIYPSKKG comes from the coding sequence ATGCCTTCATACTTAGATCTTGTTGAACAGGCGGTCATGCTTCAAGAGATGCGCGCCGGCCAGAGAAATAGAAACTTAAGTGTCAATACGCCGAATGTCTCCTTCAATGACATCTTTTCTCAATCTCTGAAGCAGATTGAAAAGACCGGTGCGCCCACTTCCCAAGGCGTTGCGGGAATTGACCTGTCACCACCCGCTGATGATGCGGAGAAGTTCAAGAAGAGCCTTGCTTTTGTGCTCGAAAAAGAGGGGAGCAAACTGGTCCACGAGGACGGCGCAAGCGGAGAGTCGTCAAAGTACGGCATACTTCAGTCTACTGCACGCGCGTTCGGATACAAGGGAAATATGAAGGACATGACAAGAGATGCCGCCGAAAAGATTTATAAAAAACTTTGGGAGCTGTCGGGTTCGAGATCTTTGTCTTTCCCACTTGCCATTGTGCACTTTGACACATATGTGAATAGTCCGGGCATGGCAAAAAAACTGCTTGAAAGATCAAAAGGCAACATCGATACGTACCTGAAGCTGCGAGAACAGCGTTATGTCAAACTCGCGTCGGCTAAACCTGACGTATATGGAAAATACCTACAGGGATGGAAGAACAGGATAAAGGGATTGCGCGCCGTGGCGACCCAATACGCGAAGGCAAATAACTTTACGAGTGATCTTATCTATCCATCGAAGAAAGGCTAG
- the rpsU gene encoding 30S ribosomal protein S21, which produces MPAVIIREGESFESALKRFKKQCEKTGILSEIKKREHYEKPSVKRKKKILAAKKRALKKLKRTADKGLY; this is translated from the coding sequence ATGCCAGCAGTTATTATAAGAGAAGGAGAGTCCTTCGAGAGCGCCCTCAAGAGGTTTAAGAAGCAGTGCGAAAAGACGGGAATTCTTTCTGAGATAAAGAAGAGAGAGCACTACGAGAAGCCAAGCGTAAAGAGGAAGAAGAAGATACTCGCTGCGAAGAAAAGGGCTTTGAAGAAACTCAAAAGAACGGCGGATAAAGGTCTGTATTAA
- a CDS encoding GatB/YqeY domain-containing protein — translation MDYKAKISESLKEALKNRDAVRVSVLRMLLAAIKNKEVEKIRSLSDDEFFAIVKTSVKQHHDSIESFKQGRRLDLVEKEEKEVVILNEYLPSQLTEEEITREIGQAIATVDAKSQKDMGKVIKLLMEKFPGRVDGKVLSGMVLKRLSSQ, via the coding sequence ATGGACTATAAAGCCAAGATCTCAGAGAGTTTAAAAGAGGCTTTAAAGAATAGGGACGCCGTGAGGGTATCCGTGTTGAGGATGCTCCTGGCAGCGATAAAGAACAAGGAAGTCGAGAAGATCAGAAGTTTGTCTGATGACGAGTTCTTTGCTATCGTAAAAACGTCCGTCAAGCAACATCATGATTCCATCGAAAGTTTCAAACAGGGACGACGGCTCGACCTTGTAGAAAAGGAAGAGAAGGAAGTCGTCATCCTTAACGAATATTTGCCCTCACAACTAACTGAAGAAGAGATAACACGGGAAATAGGACAGGCGATCGCGACAGTAGATGCGAAAAGCCAGAAAGACATGGGGAAGGTTATTAAACTCCTCATGGAAAAATTTCCAGGGAGGGTTGACGGAAAAGTGCTTAGCGGAATGGTGCTTAAAAGACTATCGTCTCAATAG